The following proteins are encoded in a genomic region of Ostrea edulis chromosome 7, xbOstEdul1.1, whole genome shotgun sequence:
- the LOC125655661 gene encoding uncharacterized protein LOC125655661, with protein MGITMTQPVTRAQELISCDLSCDNPVQQFCNSCQVSLCADCINKHLDSLKSMKHDIVPFTKRTVQLVFPQCTSHSHQRCEAHCQQCDIPICIKCVMGPRHKGHDIEDMVDIVARKREKIKRETEEIQKIISKNKAYDATAENKLSKFLIYLSDLAKQTKDQRKLWHLEVDAIFDKFDSLIQSIQDQEIKILKSYQTQLRSQNSHMTQTVQENRDILKSNNVCDVTDHKSKLNQLKGVLEVPNIKQPSFKTKAAQGRILCVEFREYKATMILTTLSSLRDGGVKILLDDAKEIANISTNLTKLAKVACVKSDRAWLNGKDDQMIRCVDIHGTVQDTVNSTCLDFPTDITVNSQGELIYSDYMNRIVNIVRRGTNTMITLSQGWHPMGLCCTRSDDILVSTKTTDNHHCKIVRYQGQRVTQEIDKDERGNPIYQGGSYEVFVTENNNGDIVASDLNAKAVVVVDRTGKVRFRYNDKLPGGQEPFSPRQIATDSMGHIIVTDPNNACLHILDESGQFIKCVDIRGLNEWPTGLSVDSKGRLWVGLYNSGEVKVIQYIN; from the coding sequence ATGGGAATAACAATGACACAGCCCGTCACTCGGGCACAGGAGCTCATCTCCTGTGACCTAAGCTGTGACAACCCCGTCCAGCAATTCTGTAACAGCTGCCAAGTTAGTCTGTGTGCAGACTGCATTAACAAACATCTAGATAGCCTCAAGTCCATGAAGCACGACATCGTTCCTTTCACAAAGCGCACAGTCCAGCTAGTGTTCCCTCAGTGTACATCTCACTCCCACCAGAGATGTGAGGCCCACTGTCAACAGTGTGATATCCCAATCTGCATTAAATGTGTCATGGGTCCTCGTCACAAAGGTCATGATATTGAAGATATGGTAGACATTGTTGccagaaagagagaaaaaatcaaaAGAGAAACAGAAGAAATTCAGAAAATTATATCCAAGAACAAGGCATACGATGCAACTGCTGAAAACAAATTGTCCAAGTTCCTGATCTACCTCTCCGACTTAGCAAAACAAACTAAAGATCAACGAAAGCTATGGCACCTAGAAGTAGATGCCATCTTCGACAAATTCGATTCGCTTATCCAGTCAATCCAAgatcaagaaatcaaaattctgaaatCATACCAGACACAACTGAGAAGTCAAAATTCCCATATGACCCAAACTGTCCAGGAAAATAGAGACATCCTGAAGTCCAACAACGTCTGTGATGTCACTGACCATAAATCGAAACTGAATCAATTGAAAGGCGTTCTAGAAGTTCCTAATATAAAACAACCATCCTTCAAAACAAAAGCAGCCCAAGGAAGAATACTTTGCGTAGAGTTTAGAGAATACAAAGCTACAATGATTCTGACCACACTGTCCAGTCTCAGAGATGGGGGTGTTAAGATTTTATTAGACGATGCCAAAGAGATTGCAAACATTTCAACAAATCTCACTAAGTTAGCAAAAGTAGCATGTGTTAAATCCGATAGAGCTTGGCTCAATGGAAAAGATGATCAAATGATACGATGTGTAGATATACATGGAACTGTACAAGACACTGTCAACAGTACATGTCTGGATTTCCCTACTGACATTACAGTGAATAGTCAGGGAGAACTGATTTACTCTGATTATATGAACCGAATTGTGAACATTGTCAGACGCGGAACGAACACAATGATCACATTATCACAGGGTTGGCATCCAATGGGACTCTGCTGTACCAGATCAGATGATATTTTGGTCAGCACAAAAACTACTGATAATCACCACTGCAAAATTGTCCGTTACCAGGGACAGAGAGTGACACAGGAAATAGATAAAGATGAAAGAGGCAACCCAATTTATCAAGGAGGGAGCTATGAAGTGTTTGTGACAGAGAACAACAATGGCGATATCGTAGCTTCTGATCTTAATGCTAAGGCAGTGGTAGTGGTGGACAGGACAGGAAAAGTCCGATTCCGATACAACGACAAACTACCGGGGGGACAGGAACCATTTAGTCCAAGACAGATAGCGACCGACTCCATGGGTCACATTATTGTAACAGATCCGAATAATGCCTGTCTACACATTTTAGATGAGAGTGGACAATTCATTAAATGTGTGGACATTCGCGGATTGAATGAATGGCCCACTGGGTTGAGCGTGGACAGTAAAGGGAGGTTATGGGTTGGGTTATATAATTCAGGTGAAGTGAAAGTGATCCAGTATATAAATTGA
- the LOC125655426 gene encoding caprin-2-like: MKTMFVLPLMMIFVCFLFYDDVRGDVSDTRGRIHALQSLIYDNAKTTVTLEPAELKQLIDLSGSFAKPPPRVSFSVHVKSKILKLKPDQTVIYDGILTNDGNGYDVRTGVFVCPVTGTYMFIADSLSPKNNILHVVINKHTVAALQASISHDNNPWIQSSRTLIVNAKKGDHVKVVNVVNNGVIYHNYYSGFSGTLLY; the protein is encoded by the exons ATGAAAACCATGTTTGTATTACCTCTCATGATGATTTTTGTGTGTTTCCTCTTCTATGATGATGTTAGAGGTGACGTGTCAGACACGAGAGGTAGGATCCACGCCTTACAGTCATTGATATACGACAACGCCAAAACCACCGTCACACTGGAACCTGCAGAACTGAAACAACTCATCGATTTATCCG GATCATTTGCAAAACCCCCTCCAAGAGTGAGTTTTTCTGTTCACGTCAAATCCAAAATCTTGAAACTGAAACCAGACCAGACAGTGATATATGACGGGATCCTGACGAACGATGGGAACGGATATGACGTCAGAACGGGGGTGTTCGTGTGTCCTGTGACGGGAACCTACATGTTTATCGCAGATTCTCTTTCTCCTAAAAATAACATCCTACATGTTGTCATCAACAAGCATACGGTAGCAGCTCTTCAGGCATCGATTTCACACGACAATAACCCTTGGATTCAGAGCAGTAGAACTCTCATCGTCAATGCGAAAAAGGGTGACCATGTCAAAgttgttaatgttgtaaacAACGGCGTCATTTACCACAATTACTACTCCGGTTTCTCCGGGACATTATTGTATTGA